ACCGCCCGACCATACATAAGCGTACACGGATGGATAGGTCGGTACGCGCTACAAGCCATATTCGATGGAACTACTCTTTCCACTTTTATGGTAACTGGTAAGGGTACAATATCTTCCGCGCCATGGGGCCAAAGCGTAACCACAGGTGATAGATATCAGAAGCTAGGTAGTAGTGGATACAAACTTAATTGCACAAAAAGAAAGAGCTTACCAACGCACAAAAGCACATGATATTAAATAATACTCCGTATATGCTGTCAGGATTAGCCGTTACAGCCTTACAGGATCATTTCGATGGATTGCTTCATGGTTGTACAAAGGGGAGACATCTAGTGCCACTATATCCTTCCTTTCATGTCAAATAGGATATGTGGCTCTGTCGCTCAACCACTTCGTCCTGTAATTATCAGCAGTACTTTTTTCTTCCCTTTCCAGTTTCTGTTTCTGTCTCTCTAAGCGCTTACTAATCCAAGCTAGCTGATCCGTTAATGGAAACATATGTTTGCTGGAATTTTTGTTATGATACCTAAAGAGAGAAGTCCAATTTACCCCCTAAATTTTTCTCAAAGTTTAGCTTACAACCCTCAACTTTAATTTGGTTCAACTTAGACGCTACAAAATTCATTATATGGAGTAAGCAATGGTCAAAGGCCTTTCTTTTAACCAAACAAAATAAGCCTTACATATCCTGATGGAGGGAGCACTAAGGTGTACTTGTTATTCTTCCAGCAATCACAATTATATATTGCTGATAATGAATTAACATGTCTTTAGTCAATCCTAAAAATTACAGAGGTTATATAACATGTGTTCGTGATCGAGAAGTCACTTTAGATCACAAGCTACATGGAGCTCctttattaaaaaaaaatcaaaatcctCGTTTTAAAACTCAAATAAATCTGAAAAAATACAGACGGACATACATATGTCTAATATGCGATTACAACTTTTTGTCAACATATATATGCTCAGATGTGATCTGCACAAAAAAAATATGGGGAGCAAAATggagttttttttttcctttttggaACCATAATTATGTCGTCCAGCCCAAAATATACAGTATTATTTAACAAAACTTTACGGAGATGCAGATCACATCTGTATGTATCCATGGATTTGTTTTTTTTATATTGAAGCTCCTAAATATCTTTTTCCATGTTTTTTTAAAAATGTCCTCCATATAGCTCGCGAGCCAAATCAATGCACTCGTTCTTTGATTGGTATTAAGGTTGTGAATTGGTTCATCCTCGATCTCCTCATTACTAGCATAGTTAATTTTGACAGCTCTATTGGATTATTATCTACTCTATTGTGAATTGGTTCAGCATACAAATTTACCTACTCTATTGGATTATTATCTGTTGCAAAGTAGTATTACCATGAGAAGTCATGGAGACAGTTTTAAACAGAAAAAAGAATGCTTGAGATTTTCTTTGATGTATCTACCAGTTCATAGTATAAATTGATCTGCATGAGTGCAGAGAAAACATTTTCACTAGAACAAGAAGAAAAATGTTACATTGTCTAATTTCAGATTTGCTGGATTCATGTTTCTTGTTCTCCATTACATTGATCTGGAGTGTATTTAACATTTCATCCATATCTAGAAGATGGTGATTACTCTGCAAAACTTTGACAGCACTGCCACTTTGCAGTAGATATGATTCTAAAACTTTTTTTGAAATATCTTCATTTTTCAGCAGTACTTGGTGTCATTGTTGTTAGTAATTCCTTTTCTCGACATATTTGGCTTGAGTTAAGAACAAATTAGTTCACATGTAGCATGGTAGCAAAGGCATCGTACTGCTAGGATGCAATTTATGCTGAATTTAGAATTTTATTATTTTAAATGATGTTTTTTAGGCTAATCAATCCTGTAGAACTTCTGTTTCTGTAGAATAGAAAATGTCATGCCATAGCAGCAACAATGCTTTCTTATCTCatatactagcaaaagtgcccgtgcgttgcaccgggatacGTTTTTCAAATGTTTTCATGACATCAAAAAACATGCAAATAAGAAAACTTGAAATGATTATGCGCGATTTTACCTTCTCAAAACGTCCTAGGTTACACTCTTCTTTTGTTGTGTTGTTTTGTCGGAGCTCGCCTCTTGATTTGTATACTGATTGTCACCGAGCTTCTAGATGGGGAGGTTCTTCCTATTGTATTGGAGCCCCCTCTAtaatctgattcatattaatgtcTTTGCATAGTTTGTCAAACTTGTCACTATATCAACTTGACGAATTCAACCACTTCACCCAAGATGAGCTCACTAACATCAATGTCCTAGCTACTTTCATTTTATCTAAACTCTTACATTAACCATGCTCTGAGAAATTGCTCATATTATTGGTATTTTCACGACTCTTCCGTTTCCGCGCTAGCTCATGGAAAACCGTCATTGGCTTTCCGCGCAGCCACCAGTGCTGGCCATCGACACTCTCCGGCGCTGCTAGCAGCATACTGTTGTTATAGAAACTGCATGGCTAAATAAGTAACCGAATCTGTACCTCCATATATTACTTCTAAGAAACTGTACTTGATGGCAAATTCTGAATAAGAAAAAAATACAGGGTCGATTATACATCAAAGAGAAAccaacaaatatatatatatatatatatatatatatatatatatatatatatatggcacCAACAACAATGAACACCATAAAgaggaatttgggttgaattaaaTTCAACAGCATTTCGAGGTCAGACTGCTCTCACTATTTCACTTACGTGTTCCTCTATCTGCTTCTCCAACTTTGCCATCACCGCCATACAAAGTTTTTAGCTCTGGGGTCCTTCTGTGCTAGACAACCCTCGAGATCTTAGAGCAATATGTAGAGAAAACTAATTCAGGGCTGAAGTTGCGTCCAGCTAGAAGAAATTGGAGTCTCGCAGATGTGGGCACCCTTTTGAATCTTATATATGTGACTAACTCTTAATTCGAAGAGATAACTTAGGCCCCACTTCATTAAACGATAGGATTACTTGAAATTGAGGATAGATTGACTGGGGCGCATGATCAATACTGATAGGCCTGTTGCTCAGAAATCCCTGTCTTCGCGTCATAGCAGCGCCCACCCGCACGGATCCATCAGTTGAAAGAGAAATAGTCGCCTAAATCAACGCTCGCCGCAGGCTATACCCAGCGAGTGTGATCCTAAGTGCGCTGGCCATCATGCAGATGCAGATTAGTGTGCTGTCGATCAGGAACATCAGCACCGCGTCGCTGAACTGGCTCGGATCGAAGTTGAATACGGTGGAACCTGCGCGTCGCCGCTCGTGGACGCCTCCTAGCTGAATCCCTGGCGCCGCCCGTCCGTGTAGGATCTGTGTGATAGAGATGGGTGGGTCCCTCGGCAGGTCCAGCCGGCGCTTCCTGATCAGTAGCTGAGGACAAATTTTGACTTCGATCATATCGCGCACGCGCAAGACGATCGAATTCCGATCAAATCACCAGGACAAAAAAGAAGGAAGAAGTAGAACGAAGGAGATAGATCGACGGTCGGGTGGATATATAGAGGAGAGATGGCGTTCTGCGGTGGTGGGACTGGTGGAGATGGAGTTTGGATCGGATTTATGTCGACGATGGTTACAGCACACGACATGCCTGGGTCGGGCTCTCGGTGCGCGTGGGATCGGGTGGCGTGGGTTGCTAATTGGGCCATCCCAGACGCGCGCGTTGAGGTTACCGCCTTGTCCACAGATCGTATATGGCAGATAAGATCGATCGTATCTTAAACGGATTCTAACAACGAAACGAAAATTAGCGTCGGACAACGGACGAGAACCAAGCGGACGAAAACGAACGATACCaaggaaacgcttctccctttattattaggtatagactttaGTACTTTACATTACTGTCATACAAAACTGCTTCCAACATGTCTGAACTCGCATGAAGTTGTTATAACCAACTCCAATATTTGGGCACCATCTAGCGCATAGTTATTGGTATGCCTGTTTTCAAAACCGTCTTTATTGTGGACAAGAAGGCATCCCAATTTAAATAATGTGCCAATATTTACCTAGTGATGAATATAGTTGACTAACTTGCGAGGAGCAGAACAAAGTTAAGTAGATAGAACATTGTTGACTTGAAATGCTAATCAGTTGCTACTTCTGACTTAATTGTCGTTGTTATCTTATGCCTTATAATGATTAATTATAGTTATGTTTCTGCCTTGTTTAGGAAAAGCTATTTTCTAGTCGGAACAGGACAGAGGTTTCCCTTGGCAAAAAGTTGAAGATTGAATATCTTCCAGAGATTGAGAAGATTCATAAGGTACATAGCTTATCTAACTGACCAAAATCTCGTTTGAGGCAGACTGACCAGACCCGTTGGCCTCATTTTTTGGGCCAGGTCAACGACCCAGCGGGCCCACCTGGCCCATTCCCATCCTTGATGTCTAATTCAACTTAATATGCTTGTTTTACAACCCTTTGTTGTTTTGAGCTTGTTAATCTCAACCATTTCTTTGCCATGCAGAAGAAGGAGAGGTCGCTCAAAAAGCAACAGAGAGAAGCTCTCCTCCTTGATAGTTACTTGACATCAGATGTTACCACTGGTCGCTCTCTTCGTGATAGAAAGCCTGTAACATATACCTTTGGTAAGGCCCCACTGATTAAGCATTGTTATTCAGTTCTAATTCTTAAGTACAATTACAAACATCAAGTTGCAATCCGTCTTGCTCGTGTCACTCTGTATGGTATTATCCAATTTAAACATCTTCAGAATGCTACTTATGTAAATTATCCTTATCAGTTGTACACAATGACACTTCTTGCAGTAAGTGTTCAGTTGTTGAACTCTTTGAGTTGTTTCCTTCACATTAGATGTCTGATTAACCTGCATCACTGACTCACTGTTCTGTCACTTACAATCATGATCCCCTACCCATGGTTTTTAAGTCGCTGAATAGTTTCTGTATAGTCACCGAGTCGTTTTCCAGAAATCAGGGCAACTTCGCGACTATACAACGACTTTGGTCGACTATACACTGAGTTGCAGCCTTGGCGACTCACTGTTGAGTCACGACTCAAAAACCATGCCCCTAGCGTATTTACTTGTTTGTAATTTAGTTTGATTCTTTTGTTCTTATCAGCAGAAAATTAATGTCAAAATGGCGCATAGATGCTGAGAATCTTACCTTTGAAAATATCTCTGTTGACTAGCTTACATTAACCCAACTAGAGTTCTGTTGAGGGCTGGCTATAAAATAACCTCATTTGGTAAGCTTCAAAAATcagaattgattgcttactaagaGGTTACTGGCTGGAAAGTGAGACTAGCATGTGGCCGAAATTTATCTTCTATGCCCCTGTGTACTGGGTACCTCATGTTCCTTCTGGAAACTAAAATAAGCTCTTATAATTTTATTGGTTGTTTGCTTGATTTCACTGCCTGTTCTAGTTACAGTGTTTGACTTTTCCTATGATGCAGATGACTATGACCGCTCAATAAATGaagcaatcaaaataacaaagtaTGTCGATCACTATTACTGCTTGATAAATTTCTTTTGGTAGGAGAATTTATGATTTAGAGACAAGAAGAAATTTGGGTACttatctgctacacattgttggACAGGAAAAGAGAAAACTCTGCTGAGCCTGTTACTAATCTCAATAGAAGGATGCTTACACCAAGACCGGAGTCATCAAGCAATGGCAAATTAAATGGTCCCTCACCTCTTGCTAATGAATTATATGATGGAAATTCTTCAAAGTCGGATGACTACCGAGATAGTGATGCTGAAGAAGAAAATGAAACACTTGATCGCAGGTACATGTCTCACTCAACATTTGGTATGTAGCAGTTAATCCCGACTTAATAGGCTGAATAACATTCATGCTTTCTTCTGTAGTAACCGACGGAGGAGAAGATCTCGGAGGTACACGCAAGATTTTGTTGAGGCTCTCTCTGATATTGATCCGAACTTTGATAGCGATGATGATATCATGGGAGAAGCGGTTTATGATGAGGAATATTTGAGAACTCGCAAACATCAGAAGACATCAAGTGCTTCTGAAGAGGATGAAGAGTTCCGGTTGGAAGAGGATgttgaagatgatgatgaagaggaagaggaatttTCTGCGGGCACAAGTGAAGATATAGAGGAGCCCCAACGGCATACAAAGTTGCGAAGTCAGAATGGCCGAGGGGCTAAGCGGAGATCTGTTGGTGAAACCCAGACAGGTCTCAGGCGCAGCAAGCGTTCTTCTCGTCCACGTATTAACTATCAGCAGTATGATTTTTCAGATACGGATGCAGAGG
This region of Lolium perenne isolate Kyuss_39 chromosome 2, Kyuss_2.0, whole genome shotgun sequence genomic DNA includes:
- the LOC127322108 gene encoding DDT domain-containing protein DDR4 is translated as MQKKERSLKKQQREALLLDSYLTSDVTTGRSLRDRKPVTYTFDDYDRSINEAIKITKKRENSAEPVTNLNRRMLTPRPESSSNGKLNGPSPLANELYDGNSSKSDDYRDSDAEEENETLDRSNRRRRRSRRYTQDFVEALSDIDPNFDSDDDIMGEAVYDEEYLRTRKHQKTSSASEEDEEFRLEEDVEDDDEEEEEFSAGTSEDIEEPQRHTKLRSQNGRGAKRRSVGETQTGLRRSKRSSRPRINYQQYDFSDTDAEAGKAGKSDASDPDANSDGENNMELSTSSQEQQEEEDDDTEELKGSNGNSKIAEDHTVAANKEEQEEEQPQLQLQSVEKTNVPSRESESVGRTFLDLNELAPGAGFDDGPSLAMKDEDMDNS